A genome region from Arthrobacter sp. V1I9 includes the following:
- a CDS encoding metallophosphoesterase — MTISPMIPISALAGRARTIGRGFAVTAGAGAAAGIAAFGYGLWEKNQFELREETLDILPPGQAPFRVLHLSDIHFVPGQQKKAAWLESLAGLEPDLVVNTGDNLSHAKAVDPLLQALRPLMEFPGVFVPGSNDYFAPSLKNPASYLRGPSSAKPKPTVLDWPRLRSGFGMGGWVDLTNRHQSVVLKGIRFDFSGVDDPHLNRERYAGWPRGTINQNATPHLKVAVIHAPYQRVLDHFTEDGADLLLAGHTHGGQLCLPGYGALVSNCDLPTWRAKGLNDWQSNGSTTPVNVSGGIGTSRFAPVRIACRPEAVLLTLTSPS; from the coding sequence ATGACGATTAGCCCGATGATCCCGATCAGTGCATTGGCCGGCCGCGCCCGAACCATCGGGCGCGGCTTTGCCGTCACCGCAGGAGCCGGGGCTGCTGCCGGAATCGCCGCCTTTGGCTATGGCCTGTGGGAGAAGAACCAGTTTGAGCTCCGCGAAGAGACGCTGGACATCCTCCCTCCCGGGCAGGCGCCATTCCGCGTCCTCCATCTGAGCGACATCCACTTTGTCCCCGGGCAGCAAAAGAAGGCTGCCTGGCTGGAATCACTTGCCGGTCTTGAACCCGATCTGGTGGTCAACACAGGCGACAACCTCAGCCACGCCAAGGCGGTGGACCCGCTTCTGCAGGCTCTCCGCCCCCTCATGGAGTTCCCCGGCGTCTTCGTCCCCGGTTCCAATGATTACTTCGCCCCCAGCCTGAAAAACCCGGCTTCGTACCTGCGGGGACCATCCAGTGCCAAACCGAAACCCACCGTGCTGGACTGGCCGCGGCTGCGTTCCGGTTTCGGCATGGGCGGCTGGGTGGACCTGACCAACCGGCACCAGTCCGTGGTCCTGAAGGGCATCCGTTTCGACTTCTCCGGCGTGGACGATCCGCACCTGAACAGGGAACGCTACGCGGGCTGGCCCCGGGGCACCATCAACCAAAATGCCACTCCGCACCTCAAGGTCGCCGTCATCCACGCCCCCTACCAGCGCGTGCTGGACCACTTTACGGAGGACGGCGCGGACCTCCTGCTCGCCGGCCATACGCACGGCGGTCAGTTGTGCCTCCCCGGTTACGGCGCGCTGGTGTCAAACTGTGATCTCCCCACATGGCGGGCCAAGGGGCTTAACGACTGGCAAAGCAACGGAAGTACGACGCCGGTCAACGTCTCGGGCGGCATCGGCACTTCCCGCTTCGCCCCGGTCCGCATCGCCTGCAGGCCGGAAGCCGTCCTGCTTACCCTCACCTCACCCAGCTAA
- a CDS encoding transglycosylase domain-containing protein, with amino-acid sequence MAPRKNPLFDTATTLGKILVFLGVSAICGVLVAGLLVPAAAVSGSAASGSIEFFDTLPAELKVDPPNQTTRILAADGSEIASVYKENRTKVALNQISPFVKEAVIAVEDSRFYEHGGVDTTGILRAVVSTARGNRQGASTITQQYVNNVLNSNLAAEGRDEDIKLNGVNKGVGDKLREMKLAIALEKEFSKEQILEGYLNIVFFNRDAYGIEAASRFFFSTTAKNLSLPQAALLAGLVNSPSAFDPISNPENAKQRRDLVLSLMLSQGKITKAEHDAAVATPVKTKVTQPKQGCAYASTAPYFCDYVLHLLENNPAYGAELAERQRLIYGGGLTIKTTLDPNAQAVAQEQVNASAGANPDKWGAAMVSVQPNSGKIVSMAQNTKFLPAKGSFDSQVNFNVDKLDKDGNDLNGLGGAQPGSTMKPFTFAQWLNEGKSMNTVVDAAQRVYPLGFPWRNSCGQVTGGYSTEQKNQNLGTADDLQNAEPQWYRPLSVLEGLYNSINTVTFASAAQLDFCGIQKIVDATGLHGGLPKMDQNGKIVLDDAGRIAEPNPKVNMSTLANLLGSTQTAPLTMASAFATFANDGKYCEPIAISSVTDQTGAQLPAQSTSCRDAVTPEVARGVNYALQEVLNQGSGSLIQPRISTRTSFPIGAKTGTSNNNGSTWVVGHTTGLATAAWFGDPLGAQGRSGQNITVNGTFYQGIDGYMIAGPMFSNFMSRVAPSFGTEPFPAPPNEMLYGGGGFNRDNNSAAPEAPQEQGPANSTPAAPEPAPEPSNNGNGNGNGNNDD; translated from the coding sequence ATGGCTCCTCGTAAGAACCCATTATTCGACACTGCCACCACCCTTGGAAAGATCCTGGTCTTCCTTGGCGTGAGTGCTATTTGCGGTGTCCTGGTAGCAGGCCTGTTGGTCCCCGCGGCGGCCGTTTCAGGCAGCGCAGCCAGCGGTTCGATCGAGTTCTTCGACACCCTTCCGGCGGAGCTGAAGGTGGATCCGCCCAACCAGACCACCCGGATTTTGGCCGCGGACGGCAGCGAGATCGCCAGCGTCTACAAGGAAAACCGCACCAAGGTTGCCCTCAACCAGATTTCGCCTTTCGTGAAAGAAGCTGTCATCGCCGTCGAGGACAGCCGTTTTTATGAGCACGGCGGTGTGGACACCACAGGCATCCTGCGGGCAGTTGTCAGCACCGCACGCGGAAACAGGCAGGGCGCCTCCACCATCACCCAGCAGTACGTGAACAATGTCCTCAACTCCAATCTCGCCGCCGAGGGCAGGGACGAGGACATCAAGCTCAATGGTGTGAACAAGGGTGTGGGCGACAAGCTCCGCGAAATGAAGCTGGCCATCGCCCTGGAGAAAGAGTTCAGCAAGGAGCAGATCCTTGAGGGCTACCTGAACATCGTCTTCTTCAACCGCGACGCGTACGGCATTGAAGCCGCCTCCCGTTTCTTCTTCAGCACCACAGCCAAGAACCTGAGCCTTCCCCAGGCTGCTCTGCTGGCGGGCCTGGTCAACAGCCCGTCCGCGTTCGACCCCATCAGCAATCCGGAGAACGCCAAACAGCGCCGCGACCTGGTACTGAGCCTGATGCTCAGCCAGGGCAAAATCACGAAGGCTGAGCACGACGCTGCTGTTGCCACTCCGGTGAAAACCAAGGTGACCCAGCCGAAGCAGGGCTGCGCCTACGCTTCCACCGCCCCGTACTTCTGTGACTATGTTCTCCACCTGCTGGAGAACAACCCGGCCTACGGCGCCGAACTTGCAGAGCGGCAACGCCTTATCTACGGCGGCGGCCTGACCATCAAGACCACATTGGATCCGAACGCGCAGGCCGTGGCTCAGGAGCAGGTCAACGCTTCGGCCGGCGCCAACCCGGACAAGTGGGGCGCAGCCATGGTCTCCGTGCAACCCAACAGCGGCAAAATCGTCTCAATGGCCCAGAACACGAAGTTCCTGCCGGCCAAGGGGTCCTTCGACTCGCAGGTGAACTTCAACGTGGACAAGCTGGATAAGGACGGCAACGACCTTAACGGCCTGGGTGGCGCCCAGCCCGGGTCCACCATGAAGCCGTTCACGTTTGCCCAGTGGCTCAATGAGGGCAAGTCCATGAACACCGTGGTTGACGCAGCCCAGCGCGTCTACCCGCTGGGCTTCCCCTGGCGCAACTCCTGCGGCCAGGTGACCGGCGGGTACAGCACCGAACAGAAGAACCAGAACCTGGGCACGGCAGATGACCTGCAGAACGCCGAACCCCAGTGGTACCGCCCCCTGTCCGTCCTTGAAGGCCTGTACAACTCCATCAACACCGTCACGTTCGCCTCAGCAGCGCAGCTGGACTTCTGCGGCATCCAGAAGATCGTGGACGCCACCGGACTCCACGGCGGGCTGCCCAAGATGGACCAGAACGGCAAAATCGTCCTCGATGACGCAGGCAGGATCGCCGAACCGAACCCGAAGGTCAACATGTCCACGCTGGCCAACCTGCTGGGTTCCACCCAGACGGCCCCGCTCACCATGGCCAGCGCCTTCGCTACGTTCGCCAATGACGGAAAGTACTGCGAGCCCATCGCCATCTCGTCCGTCACGGACCAGACCGGCGCCCAGCTTCCGGCACAGTCCACCAGCTGCCGCGACGCCGTGACGCCGGAGGTCGCCCGCGGCGTGAACTACGCCCTGCAGGAAGTCCTCAACCAGGGATCGGGTTCGTTGATCCAGCCCCGGATTTCCACCCGGACCAGCTTCCCGATCGGCGCAAAGACCGGTACGTCCAACAACAACGGATCCACCTGGGTTGTTGGCCACACCACCGGCCTGGCCACAGCTGCCTGGTTCGGTGACCCGCTGGGCGCCCAAGGCCGTTCCGGCCAGAACATCACCGTCAACGGAACGTTTTACCAGGGCATCGACGGCTACATGATCGCCGGACCCATGTTCTCCAACTTCATGTCGCGGGTCGCCCCGTCGTTCGGTACCGAACCCTTCCCGGCGCCGCCAAACGAGATGCTTTACGGCGGCGGTGGATTCAACCGCGACAACAATTCCGCCGCACCCGAAGCGCCCCAGGAGCAGGGGCCCGCTAACTCCACCCCGGCAGCCCCTGAGCCCGCCCCCGAGCCGAGCAACAACGGGAACGGCAATGGAAACGGGAACAATGACGATTAG
- a CDS encoding DUF4177 domain-containing protein — translation MTKWEYATIPLIIHATKQILDQWGDDGWELVQVVPGPDGNGLVAYLKREKP, via the coding sequence ATGACCAAATGGGAGTACGCCACGATTCCGCTCATTATTCACGCCACAAAGCAGATTCTGGACCAGTGGGGAGATGACGGCTGGGAGCTCGTCCAGGTAGTCCCCGGACCGGACGGAAACGGCCTGGTTGCCTACCTGAAGAGGGAGAAGCCTTAG